One window of Chryseobacterium indologenes genomic DNA carries:
- a CDS encoding GbsR/MarR family transcriptional regulator has product MQLSEAKEKYIQTWGTFATNWGINRTMAQVHALLLASGKPLSTDEVMEQLEISRGNANMNLRALIDWGIVKKEFVKGDRKEYFVAEKDVWYLFKQITKERRKREIEPVISFLEELKNIEDKDSEEAQEFIKLMNDFSSVTGKINNIMDLAIKSDDHWLVGKITNLLK; this is encoded by the coding sequence ATGCAACTTTCAGAAGCAAAAGAAAAATACATTCAGACCTGGGGAACCTTTGCTACCAATTGGGGGATCAACCGTACGATGGCGCAGGTGCATGCACTGCTTTTGGCAAGTGGCAAACCTCTTTCTACTGATGAGGTAATGGAACAGCTGGAGATTTCAAGAGGAAATGCCAATATGAATCTTCGTGCTCTGATAGACTGGGGAATCGTGAAAAAAGAATTTGTGAAAGGCGACCGTAAAGAATATTTCGTTGCAGAAAAAGATGTATGGTACCTTTTCAAACAAATTACTAAAGAACGTAGAAAAAGAGAAATAGAACCTGTAATTTCTTTTCTTGAAGAATTAAAAAATATTGAGGATAAGGATTCAGAAGAAGCTCAGGAATTTATCAAGCTGATGAATGACTTCAGTTCTGTCACCGGAAAGATCAACAATATTATGGATCTGGCGATCAAAAGCGATGATCATTGGCTGGTAGGAAAGATTACCAATCTGTTGAAATAG
- a CDS encoding TIGR01777 family oxidoreductase, translating to MKIIIAGGTGFLGENLEKYFTEKGDQVYILTRNPKRKNEIYWDAQTLGEWKNSLEKADVLINLTGKSVDCRYHEKNKQEIYSSRINSTKILQKAVNQCSEKPKIWLNASSATIYVHSEQHLNTEENGIIGDDFSMNICKSWEKEFFAVKDKGIRKVALRTSIVLGNNGGAFPKLKMVTKLGLGGKQGRGNQMVSWLHIDDFCKAIDWIIQHENISGAINITAPAPLSNDNMMKKLRKELKVPFGLNAPVWQLEIASIFLKTETELLLKSRNVYPERLIKSGFEFSFPGFDEAILNLLES from the coding sequence ATGAAAATAATCATAGCCGGAGGAACCGGATTTCTCGGCGAAAACTTAGAAAAATATTTTACAGAAAAAGGAGATCAGGTCTATATCCTGACCCGTAATCCTAAACGTAAAAACGAAATCTATTGGGATGCCCAAACATTAGGTGAATGGAAAAACAGTTTGGAAAAAGCAGACGTGCTGATCAACCTTACAGGAAAATCTGTGGACTGCCGGTATCACGAGAAAAATAAACAGGAAATATATTCTTCAAGAATTAACAGTACAAAAATATTGCAGAAAGCTGTAAATCAGTGTTCTGAAAAACCAAAAATTTGGCTGAATGCAAGTTCTGCAACCATTTACGTTCATTCTGAACAGCATCTGAATACAGAAGAAAACGGAATTATCGGAGATGATTTTTCTATGAATATCTGCAAAAGCTGGGAGAAAGAATTTTTTGCAGTCAAAGATAAAGGAATACGGAAAGTTGCCCTTCGCACATCCATTGTTCTGGGAAATAATGGCGGAGCGTTTCCTAAACTGAAAATGGTTACAAAGCTGGGTTTAGGAGGAAAACAGGGACGGGGAAACCAAATGGTAAGCTGGCTTCATATTGATGATTTTTGTAAAGCAATTGACTGGATTATTCAGCATGAAAATATTTCAGGAGCAATCAATATAACTGCTCCGGCTCCGCTTTCCAATGATAATATGATGAAAAAGCTAAGAAAAGAATTGAAAGTCCCTTTCGGGCTCAATGCTCCGGTCTGGCAGTTGGAAATTGCTTCTATTTTCCTGAAAACAGAAACCGAATTACTTTTAAAAAGCCGTAATGTGTACCCTGAAAGATTAATAAAAAGCGGATTTGAGTTTTCATTTCCAGGTTTTGATGAAGCCATTCTTAATCTCTTGGAATCCTAA
- a CDS encoding alpha-L-fucosidase, translating to MLVIPKIKPFFLSSFLISSVVFSQAHNVSDGYQKPTDPLVVQNLDQWQDMKFGLFMHWGTYSQWGIVESWSLCPEDESWTQRKPEHGKSYDEYVKNYENLQTTFNPTQFNPQKWADAVKKAGMKYVVFTTKHHDGFAMFDTQQSDYKITSSKTPFSKNQKADVTKEIFNTFRKEGFKIGAYFSKPDWHSDDYWWSYFPPKDRNVNYDPKKYPERWENFKKFTFNQLNEITSKYGKIDILWLDGGWVRPFHTIDPKVEWQRTIKVEQDIDMDKIGTMARKNQPGIIIVDRTVPGKWENYVTPEQAVPEHALTIPWESCITMGDSFSYVPNDNYKTSQKIIETLVKIISRGGNYLMNIAPGPNGDYDAVVYERLQQISGWMDKNQAAVFATRIIAPYHEGNYYYTQSKDHQTVNVFHLDEQAEYKAPEVLTFSIPENFKPKSLKILGLSSKIQWKKTGNSIEINLPKERDQLKYSTVIQIIK from the coding sequence ATGTTGGTTATCCCCAAAATAAAACCCTTTTTTCTTTCATCCTTTTTAATAAGTTCAGTAGTATTTTCACAGGCCCATAATGTGTCTGACGGATATCAGAAACCCACAGACCCTCTTGTGGTTCAGAATCTGGACCAATGGCAGGATATGAAATTCGGATTGTTTATGCATTGGGGTACCTACAGCCAATGGGGAATTGTTGAAAGCTGGAGCTTATGCCCGGAAGACGAATCATGGACCCAGAGAAAACCTGAGCATGGGAAATCTTATGACGAATATGTAAAGAATTATGAAAATCTTCAGACCACTTTCAATCCCACTCAGTTTAATCCACAAAAATGGGCGGATGCAGTAAAAAAAGCCGGGATGAAGTATGTGGTTTTTACAACTAAACATCACGACGGCTTTGCAATGTTTGATACCCAACAGTCTGATTATAAGATAACCTCTTCTAAAACTCCCTTTTCAAAAAATCAAAAAGCAGATGTCACAAAAGAAATCTTCAACACCTTCAGAAAAGAAGGATTCAAAATTGGAGCTTATTTTTCAAAACCTGACTGGCATTCTGATGATTACTGGTGGTCCTACTTCCCCCCAAAAGACAGGAATGTGAATTATGACCCTAAGAAATATCCGGAGAGATGGGAAAATTTTAAAAAATTCACTTTTAATCAGCTGAACGAGATTACTTCCAAGTATGGTAAAATTGATATTCTCTGGCTGGATGGAGGCTGGGTACGTCCTTTCCATACAATAGACCCGAAAGTTGAATGGCAGCGAACCATCAAAGTAGAGCAGGATATTGATATGGATAAAATAGGAACAATGGCCAGGAAAAATCAACCGGGAATTATTATTGTAGACCGTACCGTTCCCGGGAAGTGGGAAAATTATGTTACCCCGGAGCAGGCGGTTCCTGAACATGCTCTTACCATCCCTTGGGAAAGCTGTATCACAATGGGAGATTCCTTTTCTTATGTTCCCAATGACAACTATAAAACTTCCCAAAAGATTATTGAAACCCTGGTGAAAATCATTTCAAGAGGTGGAAATTACCTGATGAATATCGCTCCCGGGCCTAACGGAGATTACGATGCCGTTGTCTATGAAAGATTACAGCAAATTTCCGGCTGGATGGACAAAAATCAGGCAGCTGTTTTTGCTACAAGAATTATTGCTCCCTATCACGAAGGGAACTACTATTATACCCAAAGTAAGGACCATCAGACTGTAAATGTATTCCATCTTGATGAGCAGGCAGAATATAAGGCTCCAGAAGTACTTACCTTTTCCATCCCGGAAAATTTTAAGCCGAAATCCTTGAAAATATTAGGTCTTTCATCAAAAATTCAATGGAAAAAAACAGGAAATTCAATTGAAATTAATTTACCCAAAGAAAGAGATCAGTTAAAATATTCAACTGTAATTCAAATAATTAAATAG
- a CDS encoding SRPBCC family protein: MSTIYLNTIIKADIHYVFDLARDIDLHQQSTSTSHETAIAGRTSGLIEENETVTWRAKHLGVYQTLTTKIVSMEKPVQFIDVMQKGAFKSMRHRHTFKSVNGKTLMTDVFEFESPLGIIGKLFNAIFLTGYLKSFLLKRNEMIKTIAESSTRDGIAIF; encoded by the coding sequence ATGTCAACAATCTATTTAAATACAATAATCAAAGCAGACATTCACTATGTTTTTGATCTGGCAAGAGATATTGATCTGCACCAGCAATCAACCTCAACATCTCATGAAACAGCAATTGCCGGACGTACTTCAGGGTTGATTGAAGAAAACGAGACGGTAACCTGGCGGGCCAAACATCTGGGAGTTTATCAGACCCTCACCACAAAGATTGTCAGTATGGAAAAACCGGTCCAGTTTATTGATGTGATGCAGAAAGGAGCCTTCAAATCTATGCGGCACAGGCATACCTTTAAATCTGTAAACGGGAAAACACTGATGACCGATGTTTTTGAATTTGAATCTCCGCTGGGCATCATAGGAAAATTGTTCAATGCTATTTTTCTTACAGGATATCTCAAAAGTTTTCTGCTCAAAAGAAATGAAATGATCAAAACCATTGCAGAATCTTCTACCCGTGATGGAATAGCCATTTTTTAA
- a CDS encoding beta-glucosidase, producing the protein MCFKPRFKIIGIFLLSSVFISAQKPLYKDPKQPIETRVQDLLKRMTPEEKFWQCFMIPGDLDHVPKGQYSHGIFGLQVSAGNQGGGAAGQLLKYNANEDAERLIKKINAIQKYFVEESRLGIPIIPFDEALHGLVREGATAFPQGIGLAATFNPELMNKVSTAIAKESKLRGIRQILTPVVNLASDVRWGRTEETYGEDPFLTSVMGVSFVSSFEKMGIITTPKHFLANVGEGGRDSYPIHWSKRYLEETHLIPFYNAFTKGKSRSVMTSYNLLDGRPSTANHWLLTEKLKNDWDFKGFVISDASAVGGANVLHFTAKDYDDASAQAINAGLDVIFQTEYKHYELFIPPFLDGRISKERIDDAVSRVLRAKFELGLFENPYVSLKEIEELKKLNHKPLAEKTAAESFVLLQNNNQTLPVPGNIKKILVVGTDAADARLGGYSGPGNKKVNIIDGIKNYIRDKNIEVVYSKGIDWNVKDFTTVSNEYLSSENKNGLKGTYFSNTNLKGNPAFEKQDEQINFKWTLYSPDPLKLQPDQYSIRWTGKVEAPDSGKYQLGLRGNDGFRLYLDGKLAIDQWEKLSYSTKTIDIDFVKGKKYDITIEFHENRGEANLELIWNYGLQHYGKDYQDALNLAQNADYIIVAAGIHEGEFQDRSSLSLPGNQEAFIQEVSKLKKPVTVVLVGGSAIKTTSWKDKVGAILDVWYPGEEGGNAIAKILFGAENPSGKLPITFPVEEGQLPLTYNHHPTGRGNDYHDLSGEPLYPFGFGLSYTTFEISGLQLNKTKYSENETIMATVNVKNTGSKAGSEVIQLYVKDLLATVSRPVIELKGFQKVELQPGESKSVTIEVPIQQLQFLNEKMEWAVEKGTYRIMVGNSSKNLPLKQNIEVL; encoded by the coding sequence ATGTGTTTTAAACCTCGATTTAAAATTATAGGAATTTTCTTATTGAGCTCAGTATTTATCTCTGCTCAAAAACCTTTATATAAAGACCCCAAACAACCCATTGAAACCAGAGTTCAGGATCTGTTGAAGAGAATGACTCCTGAGGAAAAATTCTGGCAGTGTTTTATGATTCCCGGAGATCTGGATCACGTTCCGAAAGGACAGTATTCTCATGGGATTTTTGGATTACAGGTAAGCGCAGGAAACCAGGGAGGCGGTGCCGCAGGGCAGTTACTGAAGTACAATGCCAATGAAGATGCTGAAAGACTGATTAAAAAAATCAATGCCATTCAGAAATACTTCGTTGAAGAATCAAGATTAGGAATTCCCATTATTCCTTTTGATGAAGCTCTGCACGGATTGGTGAGGGAAGGCGCTACGGCTTTTCCGCAGGGCATAGGTTTAGCAGCCACTTTCAACCCGGAATTGATGAATAAAGTTTCAACAGCAATTGCAAAAGAATCAAAATTGAGAGGAATCCGCCAGATTCTGACACCTGTAGTAAACCTTGCGAGTGATGTGAGATGGGGCAGGACAGAAGAAACTTACGGCGAAGATCCCTTTCTGACCTCTGTAATGGGAGTCAGTTTTGTCAGTTCATTTGAGAAGATGGGAATCATCACCACTCCCAAACACTTTCTGGCCAATGTAGGAGAAGGTGGAAGAGATTCATATCCTATTCATTGGAGTAAAAGATATCTTGAGGAAACACATTTGATCCCTTTTTATAATGCCTTTACAAAAGGAAAAAGCCGTTCAGTGATGACTTCCTATAACCTGCTTGACGGAAGACCTTCAACCGCTAATCATTGGTTACTGACAGAAAAATTAAAAAATGACTGGGATTTCAAGGGTTTTGTCATCAGTGATGCAAGTGCGGTAGGAGGAGCCAATGTGCTTCATTTTACGGCAAAAGATTATGACGATGCTTCTGCACAGGCAATTAATGCAGGGTTGGATGTGATTTTTCAGACAGAATATAAACATTATGAACTCTTTATTCCTCCCTTTTTGGATGGAAGAATCTCAAAAGAAAGAATTGATGATGCCGTTTCAAGGGTGTTGAGAGCGAAATTTGAGCTTGGATTATTTGAAAACCCTTACGTTTCACTCAAAGAAATTGAAGAATTAAAAAAGCTGAATCATAAGCCACTGGCAGAAAAAACCGCTGCAGAATCTTTCGTTTTGCTTCAGAATAATAATCAGACGCTTCCCGTTCCCGGAAATATTAAAAAAATTCTGGTAGTAGGAACAGATGCTGCTGATGCCAGATTAGGCGGTTATTCAGGCCCCGGAAACAAAAAAGTAAATATTATTGACGGAATTAAAAATTATATCAGAGATAAAAATATTGAAGTTGTTTATTCAAAAGGAATTGATTGGAATGTAAAGGATTTTACCACAGTTTCCAATGAATATTTATCCTCTGAAAACAAAAATGGATTAAAAGGAACCTACTTCTCTAATACCAATTTAAAAGGAAATCCGGCTTTCGAAAAACAGGATGAACAAATCAATTTTAAATGGACTTTGTATTCACCCGATCCTCTAAAACTTCAGCCGGATCAATACAGTATCCGCTGGACAGGAAAAGTGGAAGCTCCTGATTCAGGGAAGTACCAGCTAGGATTGCGGGGAAATGATGGTTTCAGATTATACCTTGACGGAAAATTAGCCATTGACCAATGGGAAAAACTAAGTTACTCCACCAAAACAATTGATATAGATTTTGTAAAAGGGAAAAAATACGATATTACCATTGAGTTTCATGAAAACCGGGGCGAAGCCAATCTTGAACTGATCTGGAACTACGGACTTCAGCATTACGGAAAAGACTATCAGGATGCTTTAAATCTTGCTCAGAATGCAGACTATATTATTGTTGCCGCCGGGATTCATGAAGGCGAATTTCAGGACCGTTCTTCATTAAGTTTGCCAGGAAATCAGGAAGCATTTATTCAGGAAGTTTCAAAATTGAAAAAACCGGTAACAGTAGTTTTGGTAGGTGGATCCGCTATAAAAACAACCTCATGGAAAGATAAAGTAGGAGCCATTTTAGACGTTTGGTATCCGGGAGAAGAAGGAGGAAATGCCATAGCAAAAATACTTTTCGGGGCTGAAAATCCGTCTGGAAAACTACCCATAACCTTTCCGGTTGAAGAAGGCCAGCTGCCTTTGACGTATAATCATCATCCAACAGGAAGAGGAAATGATTATCATGATCTGAGTGGTGAACCATTGTATCCGTTTGGATTTGGTTTAAGTTATACCACCTTTGAAATCTCAGGTTTACAGCTGAATAAAACCAAATATTCAGAAAATGAAACTATTATGGCTACAGTCAATGTGAAAAATACAGGATCGAAAGCAGGAAGTGAAGTCATTCAGCTATATGTAAAAGACTTATTGGCAACCGTTTCAAGACCGGTTATTGAGCTCAAAGGATTTCAGAAAGTAGAATTGCAGCCCGGAGAATCAAAATCTGTCACCATTGAAGTTCCCATACAACAACTACAGTTTCTGAACGAAAAAATGGAATGGGCTGTAGAAAAAGGAACCTACAGAATTATGGTCGGTAATTCATCCAAAAACCTTCCTTTAAAACAAAATATTGAGGTTTTATAA
- a CDS encoding TonB-dependent receptor plug domain-containing protein yields MNFKFISSYIISLSLILSTVFLKAQQPFQDFEKEKTYVQTNHVFYKPGEEMYFKIYVVKGKNNLPAEDSKIVNFEIIDPAGSVLKKMKYEITNGYAQGYFYFDEDMKGGIYKIRAFTNWMQNEEGENSFEKEITLQKIVSPRILMKLDFPKKGYGPGDEVAADFSMRSLSNLPIPFYEADYTVMTNGETVSEGKFITNKEGKNQLIFKLPEVLKSSDGLLNIKVNFDGFTESISRNIPIVLNNLDVKFLPEGGTFINGIEQNMAFKILDEFEKPVDAVLAVYNQNHEIIKEISAYNFGMGSFHFTAKKRETYYAKVVKPESNTQTFHLPVAKDDGLVLNILNENKKLTFTIISTHQKMITLKGNFRGKELYTKDFLVKKGSNSLEIDEKDFPIGICRFTVLENNIPLAERIVFTNKENRLNIKVKPVKQHYLPREKVTLNIETTDENNKPVPANLGLSVVDDKLWTYADDKQNHIISWLLMDSELKGKIEKPQFYFDKKEEKADKSLDLVMLTNGYRYFELIPEIITTNKYKYLPEKKNTIYGVVEDENKRPVKADVFLLDTDNKKILKQAAAENGRFYFSDLNADNSYKIIARSSQPKHQVKIRILSYNLDINPLVKQKLSNIDVEEIVKEAERKEEKKTENRNNTQTLNKPGRSAKDTVQNKRIEEVVVLGYNLKKDKAAVTSTTITSSIEIQNPNVTSLLSGKVAGLTIIPAGQSAVSAQIRIRGEASITNKNPLFIVDGTPVENFSTTINPNDINSITVLKDAAATAIYGSRAANGVVIVNSYKNNNSKISFDITPKSYIAVEAVLHGRLISYAGSREFAYPEYKTTNTSYRFDYREALYWNPVLETDKNGKAKVEFYNSDANSTFRIMTEGIAASGLIGNDETTYAAQSLISIDAKIPQYLTRTDQMTIPVVIKNNSSEIRKMTMNVIVPNRVKLIRSDSLITLKPLESGRLFVKIQTDEIVDSNIQFTIRSGDFRETMILPFKVEEKGFPHKFSIINNKTEDIKINIPEYINGSLFSSYYVFENTALQMFADIDQLKREPYGCFEQLSSTVYPNIFILDYLKSGKKIDTATENLVVKNMKKGFQKMLSYKNRDGGFGYFSSEESDVALSAFALLEFTDLKKYVNPDAKLIQGLSSFILSKKNANGLFEVRKPYESKKDFSEYSWSRNMYVVYALSKLGFKNEIEDSFAIMMKRALATKDSYQLALLANTAAHLGKQKEYDDLMKLLDKQYEIKNVKSKITFTGSWGRSADAETLSLYIMALQKEEKLNQLKIAEAADQLINFNGYYGFGSTQATTLAIQALSEFFSKNEKLYGNERPVITINKANTYPNISLSSAYKAGENKINIHYPAKNGLPYKLEYQYYTLQAPESKDIPVTMETKLKSAVSRVGETNRMAVTVKNKINGQLPMTIAKIGIPAGLTLQNALLKDLIDKKQISYYEIFDNYLVLYWEHFNAEETKTINLDLKVEFAGTYTGKSSNVYLYYMPEAKHWNQGITASIEP; encoded by the coding sequence ATGAATTTCAAATTTATATCATCATATATCATCTCGCTGAGCTTAATATTGTCAACGGTTTTTCTAAAAGCACAGCAGCCATTTCAGGATTTTGAAAAAGAAAAGACCTACGTTCAGACCAATCATGTTTTTTACAAACCTGGCGAGGAAATGTATTTTAAAATATACGTTGTAAAAGGAAAAAACAACCTTCCGGCAGAAGACAGTAAAATTGTGAATTTTGAAATTATTGATCCCGCAGGAAGCGTTTTGAAAAAAATGAAATATGAAATTACCAACGGATACGCCCAGGGATATTTCTATTTTGATGAAGATATGAAAGGCGGAATCTATAAAATAAGAGCCTTTACCAACTGGATGCAGAATGAGGAGGGGGAAAATTCCTTTGAAAAAGAAATTACCCTCCAGAAAATAGTATCTCCAAGAATATTAATGAAACTGGATTTTCCTAAAAAAGGATACGGTCCGGGAGATGAGGTGGCAGCCGACTTTTCAATGAGAAGTCTGAGTAATCTTCCCATTCCTTTTTATGAAGCGGATTATACGGTAATGACCAATGGCGAAACCGTTTCAGAAGGGAAATTTATTACCAATAAAGAAGGTAAAAATCAATTGATTTTTAAACTCCCTGAAGTTTTGAAATCCTCTGATGGACTTTTGAATATTAAAGTGAATTTTGACGGATTTACAGAATCTATTTCAAGAAATATTCCAATTGTGCTGAATAATCTGGATGTGAAATTTTTACCTGAAGGAGGTACTTTTATCAACGGGATAGAACAAAATATGGCCTTTAAAATTCTGGATGAATTTGAAAAACCTGTAGACGCTGTTCTGGCTGTTTACAATCAGAATCATGAAATAATAAAAGAAATTTCAGCCTATAATTTCGGGATGGGAAGCTTTCATTTTACTGCTAAAAAAAGAGAAACCTATTATGCAAAAGTAGTAAAGCCTGAAAGTAATACCCAGACGTTCCATCTTCCGGTGGCAAAAGATGATGGTTTAGTTTTAAATATTCTGAATGAAAACAAAAAATTGACTTTTACCATCATTTCAACTCATCAAAAAATGATTACCCTGAAAGGAAATTTCCGCGGAAAAGAATTGTATACTAAAGATTTTCTAGTGAAAAAAGGCAGCAATTCATTGGAGATTGATGAAAAAGACTTCCCGATAGGAATCTGCAGATTTACTGTTTTGGAAAATAATATTCCTCTTGCAGAACGTATTGTTTTTACCAATAAAGAAAATCGGTTGAATATAAAGGTTAAGCCCGTAAAACAACATTACCTGCCGAGGGAAAAAGTAACACTGAACATCGAAACTACGGATGAAAATAACAAGCCTGTTCCTGCCAACCTTGGTCTGAGTGTGGTGGATGATAAACTATGGACATACGCTGATGACAAGCAGAATCATATCATTTCCTGGCTTCTGATGGACTCCGAGTTGAAAGGGAAAATTGAAAAACCACAGTTTTATTTCGATAAAAAAGAAGAAAAAGCAGATAAAAGCCTGGACCTTGTTATGCTGACAAACGGGTACAGATATTTCGAGCTTATCCCGGAAATCATTACAACGAATAAGTACAAATATCTTCCTGAAAAGAAAAATACAATTTACGGAGTAGTAGAAGATGAAAACAAAAGACCGGTGAAAGCAGATGTTTTCCTTTTAGATACAGATAATAAAAAAATCCTTAAACAGGCCGCTGCAGAAAATGGACGTTTTTATTTTTCAGACCTGAATGCAGACAATTCATATAAAATTATAGCCAGATCTTCTCAACCTAAGCATCAGGTGAAAATCAGGATCTTGTCTTATAATTTGGATATTAACCCTTTGGTGAAGCAAAAGCTTTCCAATATTGATGTAGAAGAAATCGTAAAAGAGGCTGAAAGAAAAGAAGAGAAAAAAACAGAAAACAGAAATAATACCCAAACATTAAACAAACCCGGCCGGTCAGCAAAAGATACTGTTCAGAATAAAAGGATTGAAGAAGTTGTTGTTTTAGGATACAATTTGAAAAAAGATAAAGCCGCGGTTACTTCTACAACAATAACGTCTTCGATTGAAATTCAGAATCCCAATGTAACTTCATTACTAAGCGGAAAAGTAGCAGGATTAACAATTATACCAGCGGGACAGTCGGCGGTCAGTGCACAGATAAGAATAAGAGGAGAAGCATCCATCACCAATAAGAATCCACTATTCATTGTAGACGGTACTCCCGTAGAAAACTTCAGCACCACTATAAATCCGAACGATATCAATAGTATTACCGTACTCAAAGATGCTGCTGCTACGGCTATTTATGGTAGCAGGGCTGCAAATGGAGTGGTAATCGTAAATTCATATAAAAACAACAATTCAAAAATCAGTTTTGATATTACTCCGAAATCTTATATTGCTGTTGAAGCAGTGCTACATGGAAGACTTATATCATATGCCGGATCAAGAGAATTTGCGTATCCGGAATATAAAACGACAAATACATCCTACCGTTTCGATTACAGAGAAGCACTTTACTGGAACCCTGTGTTGGAAACCGATAAAAACGGAAAAGCAAAAGTGGAATTTTATAATTCTGATGCCAACTCTACTTTTAGAATTATGACAGAAGGTATTGCTGCCTCAGGGCTTATAGGAAATGATGAAACTACCTATGCTGCACAAAGTCTCATCTCAATAGATGCTAAAATTCCACAATATCTGACAAGAACGGATCAGATGACAATTCCTGTTGTAATTAAAAACAATTCCTCGGAAATAAGGAAAATGACCATGAATGTTATTGTTCCTAACCGTGTAAAACTGATCCGTTCTGACAGCTTAATTACCCTGAAACCCTTGGAATCGGGAAGATTATTTGTTAAAATACAGACAGATGAGATTGTAGATTCCAACATTCAGTTTACCATAAGATCCGGAGATTTCAGGGAAACCATGATTCTTCCGTTTAAAGTAGAAGAGAAAGGATTCCCGCATAAATTTTCCATCATCAATAACAAAACGGAAGATATCAAAATCAATATTCCAGAGTATATCAACGGAAGCCTGTTTTCTTCATATTATGTATTTGAGAACACCGCCTTACAGATGTTTGCAGATATTGATCAGCTGAAGAGAGAGCCTTATGGCTGCTTTGAACAGCTTTCCTCAACCGTATATCCTAATATTTTTATTCTGGATTATTTAAAATCAGGTAAAAAAATAGATACTGCAACTGAGAATTTGGTGGTTAAAAATATGAAAAAAGGGTTTCAGAAAATGTTGAGTTATAAAAACAGAGACGGAGGTTTCGGATATTTCAGCAGCGAGGAATCTGATGTGGCGCTTTCTGCATTTGCCTTACTGGAATTTACGGATTTAAAAAAGTATGTTAACCCGGATGCAAAACTTATTCAGGGACTTTCCTCATTTATTTTATCCAAAAAGAATGCAAACGGATTATTTGAGGTAAGAAAACCTTATGAATCAAAAAAGGATTTTTCAGAATATTCCTGGTCAAGAAATATGTATGTGGTATATGCTTTATCCAAACTTGGTTTTAAGAATGAAATAGAAGATTCCTTTGCAATAATGATGAAAAGAGCTTTGGCTACAAAAGATTCTTATCAGCTGGCTTTGCTTGCCAATACTGCGGCTCATCTAGGAAAACAAAAGGAATATGATGATCTGATGAAGCTGCTGGACAAGCAGTATGAAATAAAGAATGTAAAATCTAAAATCACTTTTACAGGCTCATGGGGAAGATCTGCAGATGCGGAAACCCTTTCGTTATATATCATGGCACTTCAGAAAGAGGAGAAACTGAATCAGTTAAAAATCGCAGAAGCTGCAGATCAGCTTATTAATTTCAATGGATATTATGGGTTCGGTTCTACTCAGGCAACAACATTGGCAATACAGGCATTGTCTGAGTTTTTCTCTAAAAATGAAAAGCTTTACGGGAATGAAAGGCCGGTTATCACCATCAATAAAGCAAATACTTATCCAAATATCAGTCTTTCATCAGCATACAAGGCCGGAGAAAATAAGATCAATATTCATTATCCAGCTAAAAATGGGTTACCTTATAAATTAGAATATCAGTATTATACCCTTCAGGCTCCGGAAAGCAAAGATATTCCTGTTACGATGGAAACAAAGCTGAAATCTGCAGTGTCCAGAGTAGGAGAGACCAACAGAATGGCAGTGACCGTTAAAAACAAAATTAACGGACAGCTTCCAATGACCATTGCGAAAATCGGTATTCCTGCAGGCTTGACTTTACAAAATGCTTTGCTAAAAGACCTGATTGATAAAAAGCAAATTTCCTACTATGAAATCTTTGACAATTATCTGGTACTTTATTGGGAACATTTTAATGCAGAAGAAACAAAAACAATTAATCTGGATCTCAAAGTAGAGTTTGCAGGTACTTATACCGGAAAATCCAGCAATGTTTATCTCTATTATATGCCGGAAGCAAAACACTGGAATCAGGGAATAACGGCCAGTATTGAACCCTAA